In one window of Ovis aries strain OAR_USU_Benz2616 breed Rambouillet chromosome 3, ARS-UI_Ramb_v3.0, whole genome shotgun sequence DNA:
- the LOC101122017 gene encoding olfactory receptor 8S1-like has translation MEVGNTTRVTVFVLQGLSNNPQIQIVLFVTFLVIYLLILTVNLLMLLVIRTDSHLHTPMYFFLSHLSFLDAFYASIIVPKLLENLLSKQKTISLLECFTQISLVIFSGGTETCLLSVMAYDRYQAVCRPLLYVGTMNKKVCAGLAGASWAIGMGTGLLNTILLAQQHFCGPNLILSFACEFPLVLLLACSHPSMSVASILTTMVVLGLGTLVLLLGSYTHIIMTALGINSASGQNKIFSTCYSHFLVVTIFYGSGVFRYRTPASGSALEQVLSV, from the exons ATGGAAGTTGGCAACACAACCAGAGTCACTGTGTTTGTTCTCCAAGGACTATCCAACAACCCTCAGATCCAGATAGTACTCTTTGTAACATTCCTGGTGATTTACCTCCTGATCCTCACAGTGAacctgctgatgctgctggtgaTCAGGACTGATTCCCACctgcacacccccatgtacttcttcctcagtCACCTCTCCTTCCTGGATGCTTTCTATGCCTCAATCATTGTGCCTAAGCTGCTAGAGAACCTGCTTTCCAAGCAGAAAACTATATCCCTCCTAGAGTGTTTCACTCAGATCTCCTTGGTCATATTTTCAGGGGGCACTGAAACCTGCCTGCTTTCAGTCATGGCCTATGACCGGTACCAGGCTGTGTGCCGCCCACTGCTGTATGTGGGGACTATGAACAAGAAGGTGTGTGCTGGCCTGGCGGGAGCCTCCTGGGCCATAGGAATGGGGACTGGCCTGCTTAACACCAtcctgctggctcagcagcaCTTCTGTGGCCCCAACCTCATCCTCAGTTTTGCCTGCGAGTTTCCTCTAGTGCTCCTGTTGGCCTGTTCTCACCCCTCCATGAGTGTTGCCTCCATCCTGACCACCATGGTGGTCCTGGGCCTTGGCACCCTTGTCCTACTCCTGGGATCCTACACCCATATCATCATGACAGCCCTGGGGATCAACTCTGCCTCAGGTCAGAACAAGATCTTCTCTACCTGCTATTCTCATTTTCTTGTGGTCACCATTTTTTATGGCTCAGGAGTTTTCAG GTACAGGACTCCAGCTTCTGGCTCAGCCCTGGAGCAAGTTCTATCTGTGTAG